A window of the Halopseudomonas phragmitis genome harbors these coding sequences:
- the dapF gene encoding diaminopimelate epimerase gives MLLKFTKMHGLGNDFMVIDLVTQHVQLSPKLIRQWSDRHFGIGFDQLLVVEPPTDPDMDFRYRIYNADGGEVEQCGNGARCFARFVLDKRLTQKNQIRVQTAGGPIVLQVRADGQVTVDMGAPRFSPAEVPFQADAEALTYALDIGEQCLEVSTVSMGNPHCVTLVDDVEQYPVERVGPLVESHVRFPKRVNAGFMQLLDTHHARLRVYERGAGETLACGTGACAAAVAGIRLGHLKSPVKIQLPGGTLHIEWAGPGQPVMMTGPASRVYEGQIRV, from the coding sequence ATGCTGCTCAAGTTCACCAAGATGCACGGCCTGGGCAACGACTTCATGGTCATCGATCTGGTGACTCAGCACGTCCAGCTGTCACCGAAGCTGATTCGTCAGTGGAGTGATCGGCACTTCGGCATCGGCTTCGACCAATTGTTGGTGGTTGAACCGCCGACCGATCCGGATATGGATTTCCGCTACCGGATCTACAACGCCGACGGAGGCGAAGTCGAGCAGTGCGGCAACGGTGCGCGCTGTTTCGCCCGCTTCGTGCTGGACAAGCGCCTGACCCAGAAAAATCAGATCCGGGTGCAGACCGCCGGTGGCCCGATTGTGTTGCAGGTGCGGGCCGATGGCCAGGTCACGGTCGACATGGGTGCGCCGCGCTTCAGCCCGGCTGAGGTGCCGTTCCAGGCCGATGCTGAAGCGTTGACCTATGCGCTGGATATTGGCGAGCAGTGCCTGGAAGTCTCGACCGTGTCGATGGGCAATCCCCACTGCGTCACCCTGGTCGATGATGTCGAACAGTATCCGGTCGAGCGGGTCGGGCCGTTGGTGGAAAGCCATGTTCGCTTCCCCAAGCGGGTCAATGCTGGTTTCATGCAACTGCTTGATACCCATCACGCGCGCCTGCGGGTGTATGAGCGTGGGGCCGGTGAAACCCTGGCCTGTGGCACCGGAGCCTGCGCCGCCGCCGTGGCCGGGATCCGCCTGGGACACCTGAAGTCGCCGGTGAAAATTCAGTTGCCGGGCGGTACCTTGCATATCGAATGGGCCGGTCCCGGCCAGCCCGTCATGATGACCGGCCCGGCTAGCCGGGTCTACGAGGGGCAGATACGGGTATGA
- the lysA gene encoding diaminopimelate decarboxylase, with amino-acid sequence MTAFSYNNGELFAEAVSLSSIAAQHGTPCFVYSRQAIEQAWLAWDQALDGTPHLVCFAVKANSNLGVLNVLARLGAGFDIVSGGELERVLAAGGDPAKVVFSGLGKTAEEMRRALQVGIHCFNVESAAELERLQQVAAELGVKAPVSLRVNPDVDAKTHPYISTGLKENKFGIDIAKAPEVYRRAADLPNIEVCGVDCHIGSQLTDDTPFLDALERLLALIDQLAAEGIRIRHLDLGGGLGVTYRDEQPPAPGDYLAKVRAQLKGRELALLFEPGRSIVANAGVLLTRVNLLKPTEHKDFAIIDAAMNDLIRPALYSAWMGIDPVKPRSDVPARNWDIVGPVCETGDFLGKERELALAEGDLLAVRSAGAYGFVMSSNYNTRPRAAELLVDGEQVHVVRRRETVSELFAGESLLPEA; translated from the coding sequence ATGACTGCTTTCTCCTATAACAACGGCGAGCTGTTCGCCGAAGCGGTGTCATTGTCGTCGATCGCCGCCCAACATGGCACCCCCTGCTTCGTTTACTCGCGTCAGGCCATCGAGCAAGCCTGGCTGGCCTGGGATCAGGCTCTGGATGGTACCCCGCATCTGGTCTGCTTTGCGGTCAAGGCTAACTCCAACCTGGGTGTGCTGAATGTGCTGGCTCGCCTGGGTGCCGGTTTCGACATCGTTTCCGGTGGTGAGCTGGAACGGGTCCTGGCGGCTGGTGGTGACCCGGCCAAGGTGGTGTTCTCCGGGCTGGGCAAGACCGCCGAGGAAATGCGCCGGGCGCTGCAGGTGGGTATTCACTGCTTCAATGTCGAGTCCGCTGCCGAGCTTGAGCGCTTGCAGCAGGTTGCCGCGGAGCTGGGGGTTAAAGCTCCGGTATCGCTGCGGGTCAACCCGGACGTGGACGCCAAGACCCATCCGTACATCTCCACCGGGCTCAAGGAAAACAAGTTTGGCATCGATATCGCCAAGGCCCCAGAGGTCTACCGCCGCGCGGCCGATCTGCCGAACATCGAGGTCTGCGGGGTCGACTGTCATATTGGCTCGCAACTGACCGACGATACCCCGTTCCTCGATGCACTGGAGCGCTTGCTGGCGCTGATCGACCAACTGGCCGCCGAAGGTATCCGCATCCGCCATCTGGACTTGGGCGGCGGCCTGGGCGTGACCTATCGTGATGAGCAGCCGCCGGCCCCTGGCGACTATCTGGCTAAGGTCCGCGCTCAGCTCAAGGGCCGTGAGCTGGCCCTGCTGTTCGAGCCGGGCCGCTCGATCGTGGCCAACGCGGGCGTCCTGCTGACCCGGGTCAATCTGCTCAAGCCGACCGAGCACAAGGATTTCGCTATCATCGATGCGGCGATGAATGACCTGATTCGCCCGGCCCTGTACAGCGCCTGGATGGGTATCGACCCGGTCAAGCCGCGTAGCGATGTGCCGGCGCGCAACTGGGATATCGTTGGCCCGGTCTGCGAGACTGGTGATTTTCTCGGCAAGGAGCGTGAGCTGGCGCTGGCCGAAGGTGATCTGCTGGCAGTGCGTTCGGCTGGAGCCTATGGTTTTGTCATGAGCTCGAACTACAACACCCGTCCGCGTGCCGCCGAACTGCTGGTCGATGGTGAGCAGGTGCATGTGGTGCGCCGGCGTGAGACCGTCAGCGAACTGTTCGCTGGCGAAAGCCTGCTGCCCGAGGCCTGA
- the lptM gene encoding LPS translocon maturation chaperone LptM, with protein sequence MKRHIAALFALLVLAGCGQKGPLYLPEETAGQPQDPAREEVSQQPSGN encoded by the coding sequence ATGAAGCGTCATATCGCTGCCCTGTTTGCCCTGCTGGTTCTGGCCGGCTGCGGCCAGAAAGGTCCTCTTTATCTGCCCGAAGAAACTGCCGGGCAGCCGCAGGACCCGGCTCGCGAAGAAGTTTCCCAGCAACCGAGCGGGAACTGA
- the cyaY gene encoding iron donor protein CyaY: MYELSEAEFHREVDRILDRLEHALDDCGLDIDMEQDNGHLQIHLNDGPRLVLGRQPASRELWLATPETTLHFGFEPGQGWQHDGGDESLGELLGRLLSEFSGEDIELQVED, translated from the coding sequence ATGTATGAACTGAGCGAAGCCGAGTTCCACCGTGAAGTTGACCGGATTCTCGACCGTCTCGAACACGCGCTGGACGACTGCGGCCTGGATATCGACATGGAGCAGGACAACGGTCACCTGCAGATTCATCTGAACGACGGCCCGCGTCTGGTGCTGGGCCGCCAGCCGGCATCACGCGAATTGTGGCTGGCCACCCCGGAAACGACCCTGCACTTCGGTTTCGAGCCGGGGCAGGGCTGGCAGCATGACGGCGGTGACGAGTCTTTGGGCGAACTGCTGGGTCGCCTGCTGAGCGAGTTCAGCGGCGAAGACATCGAACTGCAGGTCGAGGACTGA
- a CDS encoding DUF1289 domain-containing protein, whose translation MPAGRQPSPCVRQCCLDGEQCLGCGRLLNEIVEWGQASDQRQLQIIAAARLRREQRKGPVDDNA comes from the coding sequence TTGCCTGCCGGCCGTCAACCATCGCCCTGCGTGCGCCAGTGTTGCCTGGATGGCGAGCAGTGTCTGGGCTGCGGCCGGCTGCTCAATGAGATTGTCGAATGGGGCCAGGCCAGTGATCAGCGCCAGCTCCAGATCATCGCCGCTGCCAGACTGCGGCGAGAGCAGCGTAAGGGGCCGGTCGACGACAACGCCTGA
- a CDS encoding class I adenylate cyclase: MYSHGEIRPQLDEGIDRKTLSTLRKRFMTINQTRLRRVLQALSARQYNVLRLIPLLFDVNHPLLPGYVSRQTPYGLAGYSPDQEVLQGAQALTRSYSYRRHPAGFAAQIQALYLMGSGGTIGQSDQSDLDIWVCHASELAPAALVELAGKCRQISEWAATQGCEVHFHLIDPASFSRGDRDNALTEEDCGSTQHYLLLDEFYRTAILLGGRYPLWWLVPVYEEGSYRQYTSELISKRFIRAEESLDLGHMARIPAGEYVGAGLWQLFKGIESPYKSVLKLLLTEVYANEHPQVRCLSLDFKQAVFANQLDVDELDPYVMLYRRIEVYLQQRGELERLELVRRCLYIKADVRLSKRSGSLSWKRSLMEKLVREWQWGPRQLQQMDNRQLWRVREVSQERRQLVGELTHSYRLLSQFGRSQQVINAVNSRDLSLLGRRLYAAFERKAGKIEFINPGIVPDLSEPLLTLALRPSGDEAEHHWSLYRGTLSQPELADHLPLKRSRQLVELLAWAHRNGVVDAATRIAVHPGTSALTEFELNNLLTCLMQQFPLPLPALTEAALSRASQPCQVLLLVNVGLDPLPLSSQKNQHLISSHTDALGYSGLRDNLILSIDQITLNSWNELLVSRYQGEQACMQALCDYLNLAREHQRLPELQVRSYCRNRASAIAERVETLFREAAGPLLGDPPARFLLQIQSQYQLLERRGERIEATALGDHERLLRHLGSPRNHYSPLVLDTYALSSHADLALILKQGQAGVIQIFYRLLANQQAELSVLDERGALWRQRQTYRDEQTLLLPLLRFLHSIRLRRQLSRSLDADPGEEDIQLQVIQPAADGRPLRLEPRSLPSKGVEAGYYAVQAIVEPGPGQTLNVSILCNHREFTALEHGAELYRVVARHILDQRRSLEDYPIYITDLDLSALDPAGRMQTGQYLRYRQQLETALNAAMSSLRGRT, translated from the coding sequence ATGTACAGCCACGGCGAAATCCGTCCCCAGCTCGATGAGGGTATTGACCGCAAGACCCTGAGCACCTTGCGCAAGCGTTTCATGACGATCAACCAGACCCGCCTGCGCCGGGTGCTGCAGGCATTGTCGGCGCGTCAATACAATGTGCTGAGGCTGATTCCGCTGTTGTTCGATGTCAATCACCCGCTGCTGCCCGGCTATGTGTCGCGTCAGACCCCTTATGGGCTGGCCGGCTATAGCCCGGATCAGGAAGTGCTGCAGGGCGCCCAGGCGCTGACCCGCAGTTACAGCTATCGCCGCCACCCGGCCGGATTCGCCGCCCAGATCCAGGCGCTGTACCTGATGGGTAGTGGCGGTACCATTGGCCAGTCGGATCAGAGTGATCTGGATATCTGGGTCTGTCATGCCAGCGAGCTGGCGCCAGCGGCATTGGTCGAACTGGCCGGCAAGTGCCGGCAAATCAGCGAGTGGGCCGCAACCCAGGGCTGCGAAGTACATTTTCACCTGATCGACCCGGCCAGTTTCAGTCGCGGGGACCGTGACAATGCGCTGACCGAGGAAGACTGCGGCAGTACCCAGCACTATCTGTTGCTGGATGAGTTCTACCGCACCGCGATTCTGCTCGGTGGTCGTTACCCCTTGTGGTGGCTGGTGCCGGTCTACGAGGAAGGCAGTTACCGCCAGTACACCAGTGAACTGATTTCCAAGCGTTTCATCCGCGCCGAGGAAAGCCTGGACCTTGGTCATATGGCACGGATTCCGGCCGGTGAGTATGTCGGTGCCGGGCTTTGGCAACTGTTCAAGGGCATCGAGTCGCCCTACAAATCAGTGCTCAAGCTGTTGCTCACCGAGGTCTACGCCAACGAGCACCCGCAGGTGCGCTGCCTGAGTCTGGATTTCAAGCAGGCGGTGTTCGCCAACCAACTGGATGTCGATGAGCTGGATCCCTATGTCATGCTGTACCGGCGCATCGAGGTCTATCTGCAGCAGCGTGGCGAGCTTGAACGTCTGGAGCTGGTGCGCCGCTGTCTGTACATCAAGGCCGATGTACGGCTGTCCAAGCGCAGCGGCAGCTTGAGCTGGAAGCGCAGTCTGATGGAAAAGCTGGTGCGTGAATGGCAGTGGGGGCCGCGCCAGTTGCAACAGATGGACAATCGCCAGCTTTGGCGGGTCCGCGAGGTCAGTCAGGAGCGTCGCCAACTGGTTGGTGAACTGACCCACAGCTACCGGTTGCTGTCGCAGTTCGGCCGCAGCCAGCAGGTGATCAATGCGGTCAACAGCCGCGATCTGTCGTTGCTGGGCCGGCGTCTGTATGCCGCGTTCGAGCGCAAGGCTGGCAAGATCGAGTTTATCAACCCGGGTATCGTTCCTGATCTGAGCGAACCCTTGCTGACCCTGGCGCTGCGTCCGAGCGGCGATGAGGCCGAGCATCACTGGAGCCTGTACCGCGGCACCCTGAGTCAGCCTGAGCTGGCCGATCATCTGCCGCTCAAGCGCAGCCGACAACTGGTTGAGTTGCTGGCCTGGGCCCATCGCAATGGCGTAGTCGATGCCGCTACCCGGATTGCGGTGCATCCGGGCACCAGCGCGTTGACCGAGTTTGAGCTGAACAATCTGCTGACCTGTTTGATGCAGCAGTTCCCGCTGCCGCTGCCGGCCTTGACCGAGGCTGCTCTGTCACGGGCCAGCCAGCCTTGTCAGGTGTTGCTGCTGGTCAACGTCGGACTGGACCCGCTGCCGCTCAGCAGCCAGAAAAACCAGCATCTGATCAGCAGCCATACCGACGCCCTGGGCTATTCCGGGCTGCGCGACAACCTGATTCTGAGTATCGATCAGATCACCCTCAATAGCTGGAACGAGTTGCTGGTCAGTCGCTACCAGGGCGAGCAGGCCTGCATGCAGGCATTGTGTGATTACCTCAATCTGGCCCGTGAGCATCAACGCCTGCCAGAATTGCAGGTGCGCAGTTACTGTCGCAACCGCGCCAGTGCGATTGCCGAGCGGGTCGAGACGCTATTTCGGGAGGCCGCCGGGCCGTTGCTGGGCGATCCCCCGGCGCGGTTTCTGCTGCAGATCCAGAGCCAGTATCAACTGCTTGAGCGTCGTGGCGAGCGGATTGAAGCCACCGCGCTGGGTGATCACGAACGGCTGCTGCGCCACCTGGGCAGCCCGCGCAACCACTACAGCCCGTTGGTACTCGATACCTACGCGCTGTCCAGTCACGCGGACCTGGCGCTGATTCTCAAGCAGGGGCAGGCTGGCGTGATCCAGATCTTTTACCGATTGCTGGCCAATCAGCAGGCGGAGCTCAGTGTGCTTGATGAGCGTGGCGCACTGTGGCGCCAGCGCCAAACCTATCGTGACGAGCAGACGCTGCTCCTGCCGCTGCTGCGGTTTTTGCACAGCATCCGCCTGCGCCGGCAACTGAGCCGGAGCCTGGATGCCGATCCGGGTGAGGAGGATATCCAGCTTCAGGTCATTCAGCCCGCAGCCGATGGTCGACCGCTACGGCTGGAGCCGCGCAGTTTGCCGAGCAAGGGGGTTGAAGCGGGTTATTATGCGGTACAGGCGATTGTCGAGCCGGGCCCAGGGCAAACGCTGAATGTCAGTATCCTGTGCAATCACCGCGAATTCACGGCCCTGGAGCATGGTGCCGAGCTGTACCGGGTGGTGGCCCGGCATATTCTCGATCAACGTCGGAGTCTGGAAGATTACCCGATTTACATCACCGATCTGGATCTGTCGGCGTTGGACCCGGCCGGCAGGATGCAGACCGGGCAGTATCTGCGCTATCGCCAGCAACTGGAAACCGCGCTGAACGCCGCCATGAGCTCGCTGCGGGGCCGGACCTGA
- a CDS encoding TIGR02647 family protein, translated as MLTPDEIAEINLLSQFNLANTLEGLKVHQHEAAPATLAAAGRLHAKGLISQPDGGYLTSLGLDAAEHALALLTVLRED; from the coding sequence ATGCTGACACCCGATGAAATTGCTGAAATCAACCTGCTGTCGCAATTCAACCTGGCCAACACGCTCGAGGGCCTGAAGGTCCACCAGCATGAGGCGGCGCCGGCCACCCTGGCCGCCGCCGGGCGTTTGCACGCCAAGGGCCTGATCAGCCAGCCCGATGGCGGCTACCTGACCAGTCTGGGTCTTGATGCGGCCGAGCACGCCCTGGCGCTGCTGACCGTATTGCGCGAGGACTGA
- a CDS encoding glutathione S-transferase family protein, whose amino-acid sequence MLKLHGFAVSNYFNMVKLALLEKGLAFEVHTVHPSQDENFLALSPRGKVPCLETEHGFINETNVILEYLEETQGGKPLLPQDPFARARVRALTKEIELYIELPARSCYPEVFFGGQVDQAIKDKARAELLLGVAALKRHASFAPYVAGSELSIADLMFLYSFDLACTVAKKLFDLDLMAELPGARELFGLMAQNPNFKQIEADKNAEMAAFIAAAKAKR is encoded by the coding sequence ATGCTTAAACTGCACGGCTTTGCTGTCAGCAACTACTTCAACATGGTCAAGCTGGCGCTGCTGGAGAAGGGCCTGGCCTTCGAGGTTCATACCGTACACCCCAGCCAGGATGAAAATTTTCTCGCGCTCAGCCCACGCGGCAAGGTGCCGTGCCTGGAAACCGAGCACGGTTTCATCAACGAAACCAACGTTATTCTCGAGTATCTGGAGGAGACCCAGGGCGGCAAACCGCTGTTGCCCCAGGACCCGTTCGCACGCGCCCGGGTACGGGCTCTGACCAAGGAAATCGAGCTGTATATCGAGCTGCCGGCACGCAGCTGCTATCCGGAAGTATTCTTTGGCGGCCAGGTCGATCAGGCGATCAAGGACAAGGCCCGGGCCGAGCTGCTGTTGGGTGTGGCCGCGCTCAAGCGCCACGCCAGCTTCGCACCCTATGTGGCCGGCAGCGAACTGAGCATTGCCGACCTGATGTTCCTGTATAGCTTCGATCTGGCCTGCACGGTGGCCAAGAAGCTGTTCGATCTGGATCTGATGGCCGAGCTGCCGGGTGCCCGTGAGCTGTTCGGCCTGATGGCCCAAAACCCCAACTTCAAGCAGATCGAAGCCGACAAGAACGCCGAAATGGCAGCCTTTATCGCCGCTGCCAAGGCCAAGCGCTAA